The Pseudomonas sp. R4-35-07 genome contains a region encoding:
- a CDS encoding TonB-dependent siderophore receptor codes for MVLRFHPVVPSRFALGLLLSGGIGHSLAAQVELPAVQIQGQDEAGYRAQTATVGGFDEAPLLDTPASISVINATLIKDQQARLLSEVLRNDASVGDSYAPIGYYENFVVRGFSLNAASSYKINGRTITGEQNVALENKQQVEVLKGLAGLQSGISEPSGVINYVTKRPEDVRSVTVSSDDRGSGYVATDVGGWFGSEQQFGLRANVAHEDLNSYVEHANGQRDFVSLAFDWNINPDAVLQLDAEYQNKQQRSVPGYQLLGGTEVPHDASPKKLLGHQTGSRQVGIDSLNLNGKFEYRFNDQWKGNISAARSKVVIDDYSSFAWGCYGSASCSSASVPNYFSPEGNYDVYDYRSPDDTRRDDEVQAAMTGLFDTAGIGHELTFGTSAFRRVIDKRKSVNELIGTANIDADAPSFPPTDKPLNDSHRNLDSRQYGLFVTDRIRFNEQWQTILGGREVRLDETAFDGVTGNQARHTQQYVFLPQASLIYKPIENISLYTSYSKGLSLGGTAPWFANNADETLAPTSSRQIEAGVKYDWRRISFAAAVFQTRQAYQYAKPEDGGFNYVQQGEQKNTGIEVSANGWATERLQVSTSVAAIRARVNGSGTPEYEEHQAINVPKLRASVYADYALPWVNGLAVLGGVQYSAKKYANRTGNVEVGDYAVVNIGSRYTTRVDGYETVFRLSVDNLFDKRYWRDAGEYMGDDYLFQGAPLTARLSASVNF; via the coding sequence ATGGTTTTGCGTTTTCATCCCGTCGTTCCTTCACGTTTCGCCCTTGGCCTGTTGCTAAGCGGTGGCATCGGCCACAGCCTGGCGGCGCAGGTCGAACTGCCGGCGGTGCAGATCCAGGGCCAGGATGAGGCCGGCTATCGCGCGCAAACCGCCACAGTCGGTGGCTTCGATGAGGCGCCCCTGCTCGATACGCCCGCCTCGATCAGCGTGATAAATGCCACGCTGATCAAGGACCAGCAGGCCCGCTTGCTCAGTGAGGTGCTGCGCAACGACGCGTCGGTGGGCGACAGCTACGCGCCGATCGGCTATTACGAAAACTTCGTGGTGCGCGGCTTCTCGCTGAATGCAGCGAGCAGCTACAAGATCAATGGACGCACCATCACCGGCGAGCAGAACGTCGCCCTGGAAAACAAGCAACAGGTGGAAGTGCTCAAGGGCCTGGCCGGGTTGCAAAGCGGGATTTCCGAGCCCAGCGGGGTGATCAATTACGTGACCAAGCGCCCAGAGGACGTGCGTTCGGTGACGGTTTCCAGCGATGATCGCGGCAGCGGTTATGTGGCCACCGATGTCGGCGGCTGGTTCGGCAGTGAGCAGCAGTTCGGCCTGCGCGCCAACGTCGCCCACGAGGATCTGAATTCGTACGTGGAGCATGCCAACGGCCAGCGCGATTTTGTGTCCCTGGCCTTCGACTGGAACATCAACCCGGATGCCGTGCTGCAACTGGATGCCGAATACCAGAACAAACAGCAGCGCTCGGTGCCGGGTTATCAATTGTTGGGCGGTACCGAGGTACCCCACGACGCCTCGCCGAAAAAGCTGCTTGGCCACCAGACCGGCTCCAGACAAGTGGGCATCGACTCGCTGAACCTCAACGGCAAATTCGAATACCGTTTCAACGATCAGTGGAAAGGCAACATCAGCGCGGCGCGCAGCAAGGTGGTGATTGACGATTACAGCTCCTTTGCGTGGGGCTGCTACGGCTCGGCCAGCTGCAGCTCGGCAAGCGTGCCGAACTACTTCAGCCCCGAAGGCAACTACGACGTCTACGACTACCGCAGCCCTGACGACACGCGGCGTGACGACGAAGTCCAGGCCGCCATGACCGGCCTGTTCGACACCGCAGGCATAGGCCATGAGCTGACCTTCGGCACCAGCGCGTTTCGCCGGGTGATCGACAAGCGCAAGTCGGTCAATGAGCTCATTGGCACCGCCAATATCGACGCAGATGCGCCGAGCTTCCCGCCGACTGACAAACCGTTGAACGACAGCCACCGCAACCTCGACAGCCGCCAATACGGCCTGTTCGTCACCGACCGCATCCGCTTCAACGAGCAATGGCAAACCATCCTCGGCGGCCGCGAAGTACGCCTGGACGAAACAGCCTTCGACGGCGTCACCGGCAACCAGGCCCGCCACACCCAACAGTATGTGTTCCTGCCGCAGGCTTCGTTGATCTACAAACCGATTGAAAACATCTCGCTGTACACCAGCTATAGCAAAGGGCTGTCCCTGGGCGGCACCGCTCCGTGGTTTGCGAACAACGCCGATGAAACCCTGGCGCCTACCTCCTCGCGGCAGATCGAAGCCGGGGTGAAATACGACTGGCGCCGCATCAGCTTCGCCGCCGCTGTGTTCCAGACACGCCAGGCCTATCAATATGCAAAGCCCGAAGACGGTGGGTTCAACTATGTGCAACAAGGCGAGCAGAAAAACACCGGGATCGAAGTGTCGGCCAACGGCTGGGCCACCGAGCGCCTGCAGGTTTCCACCAGCGTCGCGGCGATCCGGGCGCGGGTGAACGGCAGCGGTACGCCGGAATACGAAGAGCACCAGGCGATCAACGTGCCCAAACTGCGCGCCAGTGTATATGCCGACTATGCGCTGCCGTGGGTCAATGGCCTGGCGGTGCTTGGTGGTGTGCAATACAGCGCCAAAAAGTACGCCAACCGCACCGGCAATGTGGAGGTGGGGGATTATGCGGTGGTCAATATCGGCAGCCGATATACCACCCGGGTCGATGGCTATGAAACGGTGTTTCGCCTGAGCGTCGACAACCTGTTCGACAAGCGCTACTGGCGCGACGCGGGCGAATACATGGGCGATGACTACCTGTTCCAGGGCGCGCCGTTGACGGCGCGCCTGAGTGCTTCGGTGAATTTCTAA
- a CDS encoding SRPBCC family protein: MATASSVIEIPASADQVWKLIGGFNSLPDWLPFIAKSEPSDGGRVRHLHTADGGQIVERLQTFDNVARTYSYTIEQSPFPVSAYLATVQVEALTESSAKVTWSGVFTPAEGTTDAAAETLFAGVYSDGLEALRANFPG, encoded by the coding sequence GTGGCAACAGCGTCTTCTGTGATTGAAATCCCTGCGTCGGCTGACCAGGTCTGGAAACTCATCGGTGGCTTCAACAGCCTGCCTGACTGGCTGCCCTTCATCGCCAAAAGCGAGCCGAGCGACGGTGGCCGCGTGCGTCACCTGCATACTGCCGATGGCGGCCAGATTGTCGAGCGGTTGCAGACCTTCGACAACGTGGCGCGCACCTACAGCTACACCATTGAGCAGTCGCCGTTTCCGGTGAGCGCCTACTTGGCGACCGTGCAGGTTGAAGCGCTGACCGAATCGTCTGCCAAAGTAACCTGGTCCGGTGTGTTCACGCCGGCTGAGGGCACCACGGATGCAGCGGCGGAGACGTTGTTTGCCGGCGTGTACAGCGATGGCCTGGAGGCGTTGCGCGCCAACTTCCCCGGCTGA
- a CDS encoding aldo/keto reductase: MSLKDKLPGVLGFGTAPLGNMFRAIPEDEARATVEAAWNHGVRYFDTAPFYGSGLSEIRLGQALSHYNRDDYVLSTKVGRVSLDEVEDSARDLGEKSGVFEHGRPNKMLNDYSADATLRSIEDSLERLRTDRLDIVWIHDIAQDFYGDQWLEYFNQARTGAFKVLTRLREEGVIKAWGLGVNRVEPCELTLDLAEAQPDGFLLAGRYTLLDHDRALQRLMDAALAQHVEIVVGGPYSSGILAGGAHFEYQQASPAIIGKVEQIKAIAQAFGVSVKAAALQFSLAHPAVAAVIPGASRPGRIAEDVAALSEQIPAAFWQALRDAQLISPRAPLPL; the protein is encoded by the coding sequence ATGAGCTTGAAAGACAAACTGCCCGGCGTCCTGGGCTTTGGCACCGCACCGCTGGGCAATATGTTCCGCGCCATTCCTGAAGACGAAGCCCGGGCCACCGTCGAGGCCGCCTGGAATCACGGCGTGCGTTATTTCGATACCGCGCCGTTCTACGGTTCGGGGTTGTCGGAAATCCGCCTGGGCCAGGCCTTGTCCCATTACAACCGCGACGACTACGTGCTCAGCACCAAGGTCGGCCGGGTGAGTCTCGACGAAGTCGAAGACAGCGCCCGTGACCTGGGCGAGAAAAGCGGCGTGTTCGAGCACGGCCGTCCGAACAAAATGCTCAATGACTACAGCGCCGACGCCACCTTGCGCTCGATCGAGGACAGCCTTGAGCGCCTGCGCACCGACCGCCTGGACATCGTGTGGATTCACGACATTGCCCAGGATTTCTACGGCGACCAGTGGCTGGAGTACTTCAACCAGGCGCGTACCGGCGCGTTCAAGGTGCTGACGCGCTTGCGCGAAGAAGGCGTAATCAAGGCCTGGGGCCTGGGTGTGAACCGCGTCGAACCGTGCGAGCTGACGCTGGACCTGGCCGAAGCCCAACCTGACGGCTTTCTGCTGGCCGGGCGCTACACCCTGCTCGACCACGACCGAGCCTTGCAGCGCCTGATGGACGCGGCCCTCGCACAGCACGTTGAGATCGTGGTCGGTGGCCCCTACAGCTCCGGCATCCTTGCCGGCGGCGCGCACTTTGAATACCAGCAGGCCAGCCCGGCGATCATCGGCAAAGTCGAGCAGATCAAGGCGATTGCCCAAGCGTTTGGCGTCAGCGTCAAGGCCGCTGCGCTACAGTTTTCCCTGGCTCACCCGGCCGTGGCCGCGGTGATTCCCGGTGCCAGTCGTCCGGGGCGTATTGCCGAAGACGTGGCGGCGTTGTCAGAGCAGATTCCAGCAGCCTTCTGGCAGGCGTTGCGCGATGCGCAGTTGATCTCGCCTCGCGCGCCTCTGCCGCTTTAA
- a CDS encoding SDR family NAD(P)-dependent oxidoreductase, with protein MKIDVSGKVAIVSGSTAGIGLGISQALAQSGATVVVIGRDSSKVDAALASIRQAVPGADLRGCVADLGTVEGAETLFAAEPRADILANNLGIFNDVDFFEAPDSEWTRFYEVNVISGVRLARHYVPGMVEQGWGRVIFVSSESGVATPADMINYGVTKSANLAVSHGLAKRLAGTGVTVNAILPGPTFTDGLEHMLKDATQQSGRTARDEADVFVRNARPTSIIQRAANVDEVANLVAYIASPLSSATTGAALRVDGGVVDSMAI; from the coding sequence ATGAAAATCGATGTGAGCGGCAAAGTAGCCATCGTCAGCGGCAGCACGGCCGGGATCGGCCTGGGCATCAGCCAGGCCCTGGCGCAATCCGGTGCCACCGTGGTGGTGATCGGGCGTGACAGCAGCAAAGTCGACGCTGCACTGGCGAGCATCCGCCAGGCGGTGCCAGGCGCCGATCTGCGCGGGTGCGTGGCCGACCTGGGCACGGTCGAAGGTGCCGAGACACTGTTCGCCGCCGAACCCCGCGCCGATATCCTGGCCAACAACCTGGGCATCTTCAATGATGTGGATTTCTTCGAGGCACCGGACAGTGAATGGACGCGCTTCTATGAAGTCAACGTGATCTCCGGCGTGCGACTGGCGCGGCATTACGTACCGGGCATGGTCGAGCAGGGCTGGGGGCGGGTGATCTTTGTGTCGTCTGAATCCGGCGTGGCGACCCCGGCAGACATGATCAATTATGGCGTGACCAAAAGCGCCAATCTGGCGGTGTCCCATGGCCTGGCCAAGCGCCTGGCAGGTACCGGTGTGACGGTCAACGCGATCCTGCCGGGGCCGACGTTCACCGATGGCCTGGAGCACATGCTCAAGGACGCCACGCAACAATCCGGGCGCACCGCGCGGGACGAGGCCGATGTGTTCGTGCGCAACGCGCGGCCGACGTCGATCATCCAGCGCGCGGCGAATGTGGATGAAGTGGCCAACCTGGTGGCGTACATTGCTTCACCGCTGTCGTCTGCCACTACCGGCGCCGCGTTGCGGGTCGACGGTGGTGTGGTCGACAGCATGGCGATCTGA
- a CDS encoding LysR substrate-binding domain-containing protein, protein MIDLRQLRYFEVVAEEQHVGRAAERLHISQSPLSRQIAQLEERLGLTLFERSQQRIRLTRDGQTFLAETRALLTHANRLESLGKRLGRGEEGGLCIGYIENAMHAGVLPTALRVLRDDRPNVHIKLYNLPSLEQLEGLRQRSLDIALVGEPPAADDPDLTARQVLDEPMLLALPEYHPLTQQHELLPEHLADQQWIGVQRKPGASPADDFVAACIRAGFTPQIPMEASEPFTALGLVASGLGVAMVQKGLSRNAPPGVVLRELPWLSYTTPLWAAWHRINLRPLVETFRKVLTDPQG, encoded by the coding sequence ATGATTGATCTACGCCAACTGCGCTACTTCGAAGTGGTCGCCGAAGAACAACACGTCGGCCGCGCCGCCGAGCGCCTGCACATCTCCCAGTCACCGTTGAGCCGGCAGATCGCCCAGCTTGAAGAGCGCCTGGGCCTGACGCTTTTCGAGCGCAGCCAGCAACGTATCCGCCTGACCCGCGACGGCCAGACCTTCCTCGCCGAAACCAGAGCGCTGCTGACCCACGCCAACCGCCTGGAGTCCCTGGGCAAGCGCCTGGGCCGGGGTGAAGAAGGCGGTTTGTGCATCGGCTATATCGAGAACGCCATGCACGCCGGGGTATTGCCCACTGCCTTGCGCGTGCTGCGCGATGACCGGCCTAACGTGCATATCAAGCTGTATAACCTGCCCTCCCTTGAACAGTTGGAAGGCCTGCGCCAGCGCAGCCTGGACATTGCCCTGGTGGGCGAACCACCAGCAGCCGACGACCCGGACCTGACTGCCCGCCAAGTGCTCGATGAACCCATGCTGCTGGCCTTGCCCGAATATCACCCGCTGACGCAGCAACACGAGCTGTTGCCCGAGCACCTGGCCGATCAACAATGGATCGGCGTACAGCGCAAACCCGGCGCCAGCCCGGCCGACGACTTCGTCGCCGCGTGCATCCGTGCCGGTTTCACTCCACAGATCCCCATGGAAGCCAGCGAACCCTTCACCGCATTGGGCCTGGTGGCCTCCGGACTGGGCGTGGCCATGGTCCAAAAAGGCCTGAGCCGCAACGCACCGCCCGGCGTGGTGTTGCGCGAGCTGCCCTGGCTGAGCTACACCACCCCGCTGTGGGCGGCCTGGCACCGGATCAACCTGCGGCCGTTGGTGGAGACGTTTCGCAAAGTGCTGACCGACCCCCAAGGCTGA
- a CDS encoding AAA family ATPase, whose amino-acid sequence MLIVFSGLPGTGKTTIARELARQMGAVYLRIDVIEQALREAGALAGDVGTSGYGVANALALSNVRLGQRVIADCVNPVRESREAWRGVARAAGVELVDIQVICSDQQEHRRRVESRESDIPGLLPPTWQSVLAHEYEAWDEPPFLLDTARLTPAQAIASAHALLDRPHAPRGHAARDALRHLRNGTRSVPGGIPTRERGNEP is encoded by the coding sequence ATGCTTATCGTATTCAGCGGCCTGCCCGGCACCGGCAAGACCACGATTGCCAGGGAGCTGGCCCGGCAGATGGGCGCGGTTTACCTGCGCATCGACGTGATCGAACAAGCGCTGCGGGAGGCTGGCGCGCTGGCGGGCGATGTGGGTACCAGCGGGTATGGCGTGGCGAATGCGTTGGCACTGAGTAATGTGCGCCTGGGGCAACGAGTGATCGCTGACTGTGTGAACCCGGTGAGGGAGAGCCGCGAGGCTTGGCGAGGTGTAGCGCGGGCGGCGGGCGTTGAGCTGGTCGATATCCAGGTGATTTGTTCTGATCAGCAGGAGCATCGGCGCAGGGTCGAGAGCCGTGAAAGCGATATTCCAGGGTTGCTGCCGCCGACTTGGCAGTCGGTGTTGGCACATGAATACGAAGCCTGGGATGAGCCGCCGTTCCTGCTCGATACGGCGCGGCTCACACCCGCACAGGCCATCGCGTCGGCCCACGCACTGCTTGATCGTCCCCACGCTCCGCGTGGGCATGCAGCCCGTGACGCTCTGCGTCACCTGCGCAACGGGACGCGGAGCGTCCCAGGAGGCATTCCCACGCGGGAGCGTGGGAACGAGCCCTGA
- a CDS encoding carboxymuconolactone decarboxylase family protein, which translates to MQTRTDFYTASPDAMKAMLALEAAVGKLSIELPLLELVRLRVSQINGCAFCLDMHTADARKGGETERRLYTLSAWRETPFFTPRERAALAWAESLTLLSQTHAPDADFNALAAEFSPQEQVDLSVAIATINSWNRLAVGFRKMPK; encoded by the coding sequence ATGCAAACCCGTACCGATTTCTACACTGCTTCCCCCGACGCCATGAAGGCCATGCTTGCCCTCGAGGCGGCGGTCGGCAAACTCTCCATCGAACTGCCGCTGCTGGAACTGGTGCGCCTGCGCGTCTCGCAGATCAATGGCTGCGCATTCTGCCTCGACATGCACACTGCCGATGCACGCAAGGGCGGCGAAACCGAGCGCCGCCTGTACACCCTGTCGGCCTGGCGTGAAACCCCGTTCTTTACCCCGCGCGAACGCGCCGCCCTGGCCTGGGCCGAAAGCCTGACCCTGCTCAGCCAGACCCACGCCCCGGACGCAGACTTCAACGCACTGGCCGCTGAGTTCAGCCCGCAGGAACAGGTTGACCTGAGCGTGGCGATCGCCACCATCAACAGCTGGAATCGCCTGGCCGTTGGCTTTCGCAAGATGCCCAAGTAA